The segment ACGTAAATGTTTTTTCCATATCCTCTGATCCGAAAAGGGCTTCTTACAAAATTCACATGCATACGGTTTCTCTCCAGTGTGCGTACGTAAATGTACTTTTAAGTATCCGCTCTGGCAAAAGGATTTCTCGCAAAActgacatgaaaaatatttctctccCGTATGCGTTAGTAAATGTCTTTTCAAATTCCCCTTATCCGAAAAGCATCTGTTACAATATTCACAAGAATAGGGTTTCACTCCCATATGCATCCgtatatgttttttgaaattccCCTTATCCGAAAAGGTTctgttacaaaattcacatgtaTATGGTTTTTCGCCAGTATGAGAACGTAAATGTACTTTCAAATAAGCGTTCTGCGAAAAGGATTTCTTGCAAAACTCGcatgtaaaaaatttctttccgtTATGCATTACCAAATGTCTTTTGAAACTCTCCTTATCCAAAAAGTGTTTGTTACAAATTTCACATGTATAgggtttctctcccgtatgcgtacgtaaatgtttttttaaactctcCCTAGTTGAAAAGAATTTGTTACAATATTCACATGCATACGGCTTCTCTCCAGTATGGGTACGTAAATGTCTCTTGCAACTACTCTTATCCGAAAAgagtttgttacaaaattcacatgcgtgcggtttctctcccgtatgcgtacgtaaatgtctttttaaattccaatccTCCGAAAAGCCTTTGTTACAAATATCACATGTATACGGTTTTCCTCCAGTATGCGTAcgtaaatgtacttttaaattatagttacGTGAAAAGGTTTTCTTGCAAAACTcgcatttaaacattttcttttgtttatgcgtccataaatgtcttttgaaattgtaaatcACAGAAAAGACTTTGTTGCAAAAGTTGCTAGCGTTGGATTCCCCAATTGTATgcgatattaaatgaatttttaaatatgactgtTGAACAAAAATGCTTTACTACAAATGTCGAACGTATGTGGTTTCTGTTTAGCATGCACTAGTAAATTGTTCCTTTAAATTCGGAAGCTGGGAAAATATCACAACATTTGCATA is part of the Argiope bruennichi chromosome 10, qqArgBrue1.1, whole genome shotgun sequence genome and harbors:
- the LOC129987870 gene encoding zinc finger protein 182-like, which encodes MFKCEFCKKTFSRNYNLKVHLRTHTGGKPYTCDICNKGFSEDWNLKRHLRTHTGEKPHACEFCNKLFSDKSSCKRHLRTHTGEKPYACEYCNKFFSTRESLKKHLRTHTGEKPYTCEICNKHFLDKESFKRHLVMHNGKKFFTCEFCKKSFSQNAYLKVHLRSHTGEKPYTCEFCNRTFSDKGNFKKHIRMHMGVKPYSCEYCNRCFSDKGNLKRHLLTHTGEKYFSCQFCEKSFCQSGYLKVHLRTHTGEKPYACEFCKKPFSDQRIWKKHLRTHTGEKPYTCDICNKLFSDKTHLTRHLRTHTKEKPQPHETSAI